The following are from one region of the Halarcobacter sp. genome:
- a CDS encoding HAMP domain-containing sensor histidine kinase, with the protein MFNKEGIPFFVIMIPFLSIIFIAFFSISFYMKISDERFEKELKEYKVLYLKNNSIEAFHIEKNKKIKEFEEEKEKFIEFVEVLTVTILVFMALFTLLMNSIINETIKKYKKQVETKEKKLQNLNKNLALKVKQGIEEAKQKDKAILQQSKLARMGSMISMIAHQWRQPLTELSGILMELETATRFKKVNEEHILNSIERSDNMIEFMSKTIDDFRNFYKPDKKKENFFLLDSCKRAINLIDATLEENGIKYEIDVKEDREIFGYPTEFSQVILNLLTNAKDVLIEKHVKNPKIKLLIDKKGLNSIIEVKDNAGGIKEENFEEIFDPYFSTKSSSKGTGLGLYISKLIIEKNMGGELSVYNNNDGAVFRIVLVG; encoded by the coding sequence ATGTTTAATAAAGAGGGAATTCCTTTTTTTGTTATTATGATACCTTTTTTAAGTATTATATTTATAGCCTTTTTTAGTATCTCTTTTTATATGAAAATAAGTGATGAACGCTTTGAAAAAGAGTTAAAAGAGTATAAGGTTTTATATTTAAAAAATAACTCTATTGAAGCTTTTCATATTGAAAAAAATAAAAAAATAAAAGAGTTTGAAGAAGAGAAAGAAAAGTTTATAGAGTTTGTTGAGGTCTTAACGGTAACAATACTTGTTTTTATGGCTTTATTTACACTTTTAATGAACTCGATTATTAATGAAACAATAAAAAAATATAAAAAACAAGTTGAAACAAAAGAGAAAAAACTACAAAATCTAAATAAAAATCTGGCTTTAAAAGTTAAACAAGGTATTGAAGAAGCAAAACAAAAAGATAAAGCTATATTGCAGCAATCAAAACTTGCTAGAATGGGTTCAATGATTAGTATGATTGCCCACCAATGGAGACAGCCTTTAACAGAGCTTTCAGGTATTTTAATGGAGTTAGAAACAGCAACTAGATTTAAAAAAGTAAATGAAGAACATATTTTAAACTCAATTGAAAGAAGTGATAATATGATTGAGTTTATGTCTAAAACAATTGATGATTTTAGAAATTTTTATAAACCAGATAAAAAGAAAGAGAACTTCTTTTTACTTGATTCTTGTAAAAGGGCAATAAATCTTATAGATGCAACCTTGGAAGAAAATGGTATAAAATACGAAATTGATGTAAAAGAGGATAGAGAGATTTTTGGATATCCAACAGAATTTTCTCAAGTTATATTAAATCTTTTAACAAATGCAAAAGATGTATTAATTGAAAAGCATGTAAAAAACCCAAAAATAAAGCTTTTGATTGATAAAAAAGGTCTTAATAGTATTATTGAAGTAAAAGATAATGCAGGTGGAATAAAAGAGGAAAATTTTGAAGAGATATTTGACCCATATTTTAGTACTAAATCCTCATCAAAAGGTACTGGCTTAGGACTTTATATCTCTAAGCTTATTATAGAAAAAAATATGGGTGGTGAACTTAGTGTTTATAACAATAATGATGGTGCAGTTTTTAGAATAGTATTAGTAGGGTAG
- a CDS encoding response regulator translates to MEKELLEELKQLSILCVEDEEGIRKVIVETLKYYFDEVYEAKDGNEAYEIYQDYKPKIILSDIQMKNCDGVELVKKIREDDLNTIIIMLTAYSNEEYLMELINLNISHYILKPLNAKKLNDALIKLFSKNSLIKLSEHLSLDLKKRELIFKDKEIITLRKREKEFLHLLYEKKGAILSYYEIESELWIDKEMTSHALKSFIKELRAKLPENIIKNVPQEGYTLV, encoded by the coding sequence ATGGAAAAAGAGTTATTAGAAGAATTAAAACAGTTATCAATTTTATGTGTTGAAGATGAAGAGGGGATTAGGAAAGTCATAGTTGAGACTTTAAAATATTACTTTGATGAGGTATATGAAGCAAAAGATGGCAATGAAGCCTATGAAATATACCAAGACTATAAACCAAAAATTATATTATCAGATATTCAAATGAAAAATTGTGATGGAGTTGAACTTGTAAAAAAGATAAGAGAAGATGATTTAAATACAATTATAATAATGCTTACAGCTTATTCAAATGAAGAGTATCTAATGGAGTTGATAAATTTAAATATAAGCCATTATATTTTAAAACCATTAAATGCAAAAAAATTAAATGATGCACTTATTAAACTTTTTAGTAAAAATAGCTTAATAAAACTATCTGAGCACTTAAGCTTAGATTTGAAAAAAAGAGAATTGATTTTTAAAGATAAAGAGATTATTACACTAAGAAAAAGAGAAAAAGAGTTTTTACATCTTTTATATGAAAAAAAAGGAGCTATCCTTTCTTATTATGAGATAGAAAGTGAGCTTTGGATTGATAAAGAGATGACAAGTCATGCTCTAAAATCTTTTATAAAAGAGTTAAGAGCAAAGTTGCCAGAAAATATCATAAAAAATGTACCCCAAGAGGGATACACTTTAGTTTAA